One region of Arvicola amphibius chromosome 3, mArvAmp1.2, whole genome shotgun sequence genomic DNA includes:
- the Ice2 gene encoding little elongation complex subunit 2 isoform X2, with amino-acid sequence MRADRAVAEPPGNTGLCVARTLPGSCFHSKCWKLLPSGMDSSSCKEYPFLREQRAYVDLLAKYAKIPSSSKAAGTNTSEFLQYLDMKKHVNEEVNEFLKFLQNSAKKCAQDYNMLSDEARLFTEQILRACIEQVKKYPEFYTLHEVTSLMGFFPFKTEMGLKLEKTLLVLGSAKFVKTSFPSMPVKLQLSNDGMSSIETPQQKAEAMHYDISKDPNAEKLVSRYHPQIALTSQALFTLLNNHGPSYKEQWEIPVCVQMITVEGSKPVKVIYINSPLPRKQMTMRERNQLFHEVPLKHVLSKNTSVPVSAVFMDKPEECTSEMDIPTESNECRKIETLENMDLDFDDDVTELETFGVTTTNSSRSPSSESDSSVPILTDVYTAPKVAAAPVVPATPEVPASPNITEDSRSLCQMLMKQLQKEKQLFSGVESGPEGCRNKEDQGQESCHEEVPSASAKSLVQDNEVHKTSDGISKEGHVGMFCTHDKRPSVQGNLDNANRTAAASETAETEKGISCGSDTDEDCLIIDTESKSNSDGKTADVGSKPASPKSSAQPSVGKQTTTVVSEESCVLKKPIKRVYKKFDPVGEILKMQDELLKPVSRKMPELSLINSEESKQPSASEQPSATSDASSWPKSSWPSAFQKPKGRLPYELQDYVEDTSEYIAPQEGNFVYKLFSLQDLLLLVRCSVQRIETRPRSKKRKKIRRQFPVYVLPKVEYQGCYGVEALTESELCRFWTESLLHSNCSFYVGHIDAFTSKLFMLEEITSEELKEKLAALKISSLFNILQHVLKKLCSLQDGSYLLSHAAEDSSLLIYKTSDEKVSRTAYNLHKAHCDLPGIPSSLSVPWVPLDPSYLLPYHIHHGRIPCTFPPKSLRPVAQPKVGGTRIPTHSHRNPVSMETKSSSLPVQQVENEGVAQNKRKIT; translated from the exons ATGAGGGCAGACCGGGCAGTGGCAGAGCCTCCAGGGAACACAGGCCTCTGTGTTGCACGCACTCTTCCAGGATCGTGCTTTCATTCCAAATGTTGGAAGCTTCTCCCTTCAGGAATGGACTCAAGTAGCTGCAAGGAGTACCCGTTTCTT agagagcagagggctTACGTGGATTTGTTGGCTAAATATGCAAAGATCCCCTCAAGTTCCAAAGCTGCTGGGACAAATACAAGTGAATTCCTGCAGTATTTG gatatgAAAAAGCATGTGAATGAAGAAGTTAATGAATTCCTTAAGTTTCTGCAGAATTCTGCAAAGAAATGTGCACAGGATTATAATATGCTGTCTGATGAGGCCCGTCTCTTCACAGAG CAAATTCTAAGAGCTTGCATTGAGCAAGTGAAAAAGTACCCAGAATTTTATACTCTCCATGAAGTCACCAGCCTAATGGGATTCTTTCCTTTCAAAACAGAGATGGGGCTGAAGTTAGAAAAGACTCTTCTTGTTTTG GGCAGCGCAAAGTTTGTAAAAACATCATTTCCCTCGATGCCTGTGAAGTTGCAGCTTTCAAATGATGGCATGTCTTCCATTGAGACCCCACAGCAGAAAGCTGAAGCTATGCACTAC GATATTAGTAAAGACCCGAATGCAGAGAAGCTTGTTTCAAGATACCATCCGCAGATAGCTCTGACTAGCCAGGCATTATTCACCTTGCTCAATAACCATGGACCAAGCTACAAGGAACAGTGGGAAATCCCAGTGTGTGTTCAGATGATAACTGTGGAAG gTTCCAAACCAGTTAAAGTAATTTATATTAATTCACCACTTCCCCGAAAGCAAATGacaatgagagaaagaaatcaacTCTTCCATGAAGTTCCATTAAAACATGTACTATCAAAAAACACATCTGTCCCAGTCTCTGCAGTCTTTATGGACAAACCAGAAGAGTGCACCTCTGAGATGGAT ATACCCACTGAATCTAATGAGTGCCGAAAAATTGAGACTCTGGAAAATATGGATCTAGATTTTGATGATGATGTCACAGAACTTGAAACCTTTGGAGTAACTACCACTAATTCATCCAGGTCACCAAGTTCAGAAAGTGACTCCTCTGTACCCATCTTGACAGATGTCTACACAGCCCCAAAAGTAGCAGCTGCACCTGTGGTACCAGCTACACCAGAGGTACCAGCTTCACCAAACATTACTGAGGATTCTAGAAGTTTATGTCAGATGCTGATGAAACAATTacagaaggagaaacagctgtTCTCTGGTGTGGAAAGTGGTCCTGAAGGGTGCAGAAATAAAGAGGATCAGGGACAGGAATCATGTCATGAAGAGGTTCCCAGTGCCAGTGCAAAGTCTTTAGTACAAGACAATGAAGTCCACAAAACATCTGATGGAATCTCTAAGGAAGGCCATGTAGGTATGTTTTGTACCCATGATAAAAGACCAAGTGTTCAGGGGAACCTTGACAATGCCAACAGAACAGCTGCTGCATCAGAAACAGCTGAAACTGAGAAAGGGATTTCTTGTGGTAGTGATACAGATGAAGATTGTTTAATCATTGATACAGAGAGTAAAAGTAATAGTGATGGAAAAACAGCTGATGTGGGTTCTAAACCAGCAAGTCCAAAATCTTCAGCACAGCCTTCTGTGGGAAAACAGACTACTACTGTGGTTTCTGAAGAGTCTTGTGTTTTAAAGAAACCTATCAAAAGAGTCTATAAAAAATTTGATCCAGTTGGAGAAATTCTAAAAATGCAGGATGAGCTTTTAAAGCCAGTTTCTAGGAAAATGCCTGAGTTGTCCTTGATTAATTCAGAAGAATCTAAACAACCATCTGCTTCTGAGCAACCCTCTGCTACTTCAGATGCCTCGAGCTGGCCAAAATCCAGTTGGCCTTCTGCATTTCAGAAGCCTAAAGGAC gaTTGCCATATGAACTTCAAGACTATGTTGAAGATACATCAGAATATATAGCTCCTCAAGAAGGAAATTTTGTGTATAAGTTGTTCAGCCTGCAAGACCTGTTGTTACTTGTGCGGTGCAGCGTCCAGAGGATAGAGACAAGACCACGTTCCAAAAAACGGAAGAAGATCAGAAGA CAATTTCCAGTTTACGTGCTACCAAAAGTAGAGTATCAAGGTTGTTATGGAGTTGAAGCTCTGACTGAAAGTGAGCTCTGTCGCTTCTGGACTGAAAGTTTATTGCATTCCAACTGCTCGTTTTATGTTG gGCATATTGATGCATTTACTTCAAAGCTTTTCATGCTAGAAGAAATCACCTcagaagaattaaaagaaaagcttGCAGCACTCAA GATTTCAAGTTTATTTAACATTCTCCAGCACGTTCTAAAGAAATTATGTAG CTTGCAGGATGGGTCCTACTTGCTGTCTCACGCAGCAGAAGATTCTTCACTCCTGATCTACAAGACCTCAGATGAAAAAGTTTCTAGGACAGCGTATAATTTGCATAAAGCGCATTGTGACCTTCCTGGCATACCTTCCAGTCTCTCAGTTCCTTGGGTTCCATTAGATCCCAGTTACCTGTTACCATATCACATCCATCATGGACGAATTCCATGTACTTTTCCGCCTAAATCACTGCGCCCTGTAGCACAACCAAAG GTTGGTGGGACAAGAATTCCTACCCATAGCCACAGGAATCCAGTTTCCATGGAAACCAAAAGTAGTTCCCTGCCAGTTCAGCAAGTTGAAAATGAAGGAGTGGctcagaataaaaggaaaataacgTAA
- the Ice2 gene encoding little elongation complex subunit 2 isoform X8 translates to MSSSVTMGEPRLNWDVTPKNGLKAFFSPENYKDHSMAPSLKELYILSNRRIGENLNVSASSVENEPAVSSATQAKEKVGMILLPKPRVPYPRFSRFSQREQRAYVDLLAKYAKIPSSSKAAGTNTSEFLQYLDMKKHVNEEVNEFLKFLQNSAKKCAQDYNMLSDEARLFTEQILRACIEQVKKYPEFYTLHEVTSLMGFFPFKTEMGLKLEKTLLVLGSAKFVKTSFPSMPVKLQLSNDGMSSIETPQQKAEAMHYDISKDPNAEKLVSRYHPQIALTSQALFTLLNNHGPSYKEQWEIPVCVQMITVEGSKPVKVIYINSPLPRKQMTMRERNQLFHEVPLKHVLSKNTSVPVSAVFMDKPEECTSEMDIPTESNECRKIETLENMDLDFDDDVTELETFGVTTTNSSRSPSSESDSSVPILTDVYTAPKVAAAPVVPATPEVPASPNITEDSRSLCQMLMKQLQKEKQLFSGVESGPEGCRNKEDQGQESCHEEVPSASAKSLVQDNEVHKTSDGISKEGHVGMFCTHDKRPSVQGNLDNANRTAAASETAETEKGISCGSDTDEDCLIIDTESKSNSDGKTADVGSKPASPKSSAQPSVGKQTTTVVSEESCVLKKPIKRVYKKFDPVGEILKMQDELLKPVSRKMPELSLINSEESKQPSASEQPSATSDASSWPKSSWPSAFQKPKGRLPYELQDYVEDTSEYIAPQEGNFVYKLFSLQDLLLLVRCSVQRIETRPRSKKRKKIRRQFPVYVLPKVEYQGCYGVEALTESELCRFWTESLLHSNCSFYVDMQAYE, encoded by the exons ATGAGCTCTAGCGTAACCATGGGTGAACCAAGGCTGAACTG GGATGTTACACCCAAAAATGGCCTTAAAGCATTTTTCTCTCCAGAAAATTATAAAGATCATTCCATGGCTCCAAGTTTAAAAGAACTCTATATTTTGTCTAACAG acgTATAGGAGAAAATTTGAATGTCTCAGCAAGTTCTGTAGAAAATGAGCCTGCAGTTAGTTCAGCAACTCAAGCAAAGGAAAAAGTTGGGATGATTCTCCTTCCAAAACCAAGAGTTCCTTATCCTCGTTTCTCTCGGTTCtcacagagagagcagagggctTACGTGGATTTGTTGGCTAAATATGCAAAGATCCCCTCAAGTTCCAAAGCTGCTGGGACAAATACAAGTGAATTCCTGCAGTATTTG gatatgAAAAAGCATGTGAATGAAGAAGTTAATGAATTCCTTAAGTTTCTGCAGAATTCTGCAAAGAAATGTGCACAGGATTATAATATGCTGTCTGATGAGGCCCGTCTCTTCACAGAG CAAATTCTAAGAGCTTGCATTGAGCAAGTGAAAAAGTACCCAGAATTTTATACTCTCCATGAAGTCACCAGCCTAATGGGATTCTTTCCTTTCAAAACAGAGATGGGGCTGAAGTTAGAAAAGACTCTTCTTGTTTTG GGCAGCGCAAAGTTTGTAAAAACATCATTTCCCTCGATGCCTGTGAAGTTGCAGCTTTCAAATGATGGCATGTCTTCCATTGAGACCCCACAGCAGAAAGCTGAAGCTATGCACTAC GATATTAGTAAAGACCCGAATGCAGAGAAGCTTGTTTCAAGATACCATCCGCAGATAGCTCTGACTAGCCAGGCATTATTCACCTTGCTCAATAACCATGGACCAAGCTACAAGGAACAGTGGGAAATCCCAGTGTGTGTTCAGATGATAACTGTGGAAG gTTCCAAACCAGTTAAAGTAATTTATATTAATTCACCACTTCCCCGAAAGCAAATGacaatgagagaaagaaatcaacTCTTCCATGAAGTTCCATTAAAACATGTACTATCAAAAAACACATCTGTCCCAGTCTCTGCAGTCTTTATGGACAAACCAGAAGAGTGCACCTCTGAGATGGAT ATACCCACTGAATCTAATGAGTGCCGAAAAATTGAGACTCTGGAAAATATGGATCTAGATTTTGATGATGATGTCACAGAACTTGAAACCTTTGGAGTAACTACCACTAATTCATCCAGGTCACCAAGTTCAGAAAGTGACTCCTCTGTACCCATCTTGACAGATGTCTACACAGCCCCAAAAGTAGCAGCTGCACCTGTGGTACCAGCTACACCAGAGGTACCAGCTTCACCAAACATTACTGAGGATTCTAGAAGTTTATGTCAGATGCTGATGAAACAATTacagaaggagaaacagctgtTCTCTGGTGTGGAAAGTGGTCCTGAAGGGTGCAGAAATAAAGAGGATCAGGGACAGGAATCATGTCATGAAGAGGTTCCCAGTGCCAGTGCAAAGTCTTTAGTACAAGACAATGAAGTCCACAAAACATCTGATGGAATCTCTAAGGAAGGCCATGTAGGTATGTTTTGTACCCATGATAAAAGACCAAGTGTTCAGGGGAACCTTGACAATGCCAACAGAACAGCTGCTGCATCAGAAACAGCTGAAACTGAGAAAGGGATTTCTTGTGGTAGTGATACAGATGAAGATTGTTTAATCATTGATACAGAGAGTAAAAGTAATAGTGATGGAAAAACAGCTGATGTGGGTTCTAAACCAGCAAGTCCAAAATCTTCAGCACAGCCTTCTGTGGGAAAACAGACTACTACTGTGGTTTCTGAAGAGTCTTGTGTTTTAAAGAAACCTATCAAAAGAGTCTATAAAAAATTTGATCCAGTTGGAGAAATTCTAAAAATGCAGGATGAGCTTTTAAAGCCAGTTTCTAGGAAAATGCCTGAGTTGTCCTTGATTAATTCAGAAGAATCTAAACAACCATCTGCTTCTGAGCAACCCTCTGCTACTTCAGATGCCTCGAGCTGGCCAAAATCCAGTTGGCCTTCTGCATTTCAGAAGCCTAAAGGAC gaTTGCCATATGAACTTCAAGACTATGTTGAAGATACATCAGAATATATAGCTCCTCAAGAAGGAAATTTTGTGTATAAGTTGTTCAGCCTGCAAGACCTGTTGTTACTTGTGCGGTGCAGCGTCCAGAGGATAGAGACAAGACCACGTTCCAAAAAACGGAAGAAGATCAGAAGA CAATTTCCAGTTTACGTGCTACCAAAAGTAGAGTATCAAGGTTGTTATGGAGTTGAAGCTCTGACTGAAAGTGAGCTCTGTCGCTTCTGGACTGAAAGTTTATTGCATTCCAACTGCTCGTTTTATGTTG aTATGCAAGCATATGAGTGA
- the Ice2 gene encoding little elongation complex subunit 2 isoform X3: MILLPKPRVPYPRFSRFSQREQRAYVDLLAKYAKIPSSSKAAGTNTSEFLQYLDMKKHVNEEVNEFLKFLQNSAKKCAQDYNMLSDEARLFTEQILRACIEQVKKYPEFYTLHEVTSLMGFFPFKTEMGLKLEKTLLVLGSAKFVKTSFPSMPVKLQLSNDGMSSIETPQQKAEAMHYDISKDPNAEKLVSRYHPQIALTSQALFTLLNNHGPSYKEQWEIPVCVQMITVEGSKPVKVIYINSPLPRKQMTMRERNQLFHEVPLKHVLSKNTSVPVSAVFMDKPEECTSEMDIPTESNECRKIETLENMDLDFDDDVTELETFGVTTTNSSRSPSSESDSSVPILTDVYTAPKVAAAPVVPATPEVPASPNITEDSRSLCQMLMKQLQKEKQLFSGVESGPEGCRNKEDQGQESCHEEVPSASAKSLVQDNEVHKTSDGISKEGHVGMFCTHDKRPSVQGNLDNANRTAAASETAETEKGISCGSDTDEDCLIIDTESKSNSDGKTADVGSKPASPKSSAQPSVGKQTTTVVSEESCVLKKPIKRVYKKFDPVGEILKMQDELLKPVSRKMPELSLINSEESKQPSASEQPSATSDASSWPKSSWPSAFQKPKGRLPYELQDYVEDTSEYIAPQEGNFVYKLFSLQDLLLLVRCSVQRIETRPRSKKRKKIRRQFPVYVLPKVEYQGCYGVEALTESELCRFWTESLLHSNCSFYVGHIDAFTSKLFMLEEITSEELKEKLAALKISSLFNILQHVLKKLCSLQDGSYLLSHAAEDSSLLIYKTSDEKVSRTAYNLHKAHCDLPGIPSSLSVPWVPLDPSYLLPYHIHHGRIPCTFPPKSLRPVAQPKVGGTRIPTHSHRNPVSMETKSSSLPVQQVENEGVAQNKRKIT; this comes from the exons ATGATTCTCCTTCCAAAACCAAGAGTTCCTTATCCTCGTTTCTCTCGGTTCtcacagagagagcagagggctTACGTGGATTTGTTGGCTAAATATGCAAAGATCCCCTCAAGTTCCAAAGCTGCTGGGACAAATACAAGTGAATTCCTGCAGTATTTG gatatgAAAAAGCATGTGAATGAAGAAGTTAATGAATTCCTTAAGTTTCTGCAGAATTCTGCAAAGAAATGTGCACAGGATTATAATATGCTGTCTGATGAGGCCCGTCTCTTCACAGAG CAAATTCTAAGAGCTTGCATTGAGCAAGTGAAAAAGTACCCAGAATTTTATACTCTCCATGAAGTCACCAGCCTAATGGGATTCTTTCCTTTCAAAACAGAGATGGGGCTGAAGTTAGAAAAGACTCTTCTTGTTTTG GGCAGCGCAAAGTTTGTAAAAACATCATTTCCCTCGATGCCTGTGAAGTTGCAGCTTTCAAATGATGGCATGTCTTCCATTGAGACCCCACAGCAGAAAGCTGAAGCTATGCACTAC GATATTAGTAAAGACCCGAATGCAGAGAAGCTTGTTTCAAGATACCATCCGCAGATAGCTCTGACTAGCCAGGCATTATTCACCTTGCTCAATAACCATGGACCAAGCTACAAGGAACAGTGGGAAATCCCAGTGTGTGTTCAGATGATAACTGTGGAAG gTTCCAAACCAGTTAAAGTAATTTATATTAATTCACCACTTCCCCGAAAGCAAATGacaatgagagaaagaaatcaacTCTTCCATGAAGTTCCATTAAAACATGTACTATCAAAAAACACATCTGTCCCAGTCTCTGCAGTCTTTATGGACAAACCAGAAGAGTGCACCTCTGAGATGGAT ATACCCACTGAATCTAATGAGTGCCGAAAAATTGAGACTCTGGAAAATATGGATCTAGATTTTGATGATGATGTCACAGAACTTGAAACCTTTGGAGTAACTACCACTAATTCATCCAGGTCACCAAGTTCAGAAAGTGACTCCTCTGTACCCATCTTGACAGATGTCTACACAGCCCCAAAAGTAGCAGCTGCACCTGTGGTACCAGCTACACCAGAGGTACCAGCTTCACCAAACATTACTGAGGATTCTAGAAGTTTATGTCAGATGCTGATGAAACAATTacagaaggagaaacagctgtTCTCTGGTGTGGAAAGTGGTCCTGAAGGGTGCAGAAATAAAGAGGATCAGGGACAGGAATCATGTCATGAAGAGGTTCCCAGTGCCAGTGCAAAGTCTTTAGTACAAGACAATGAAGTCCACAAAACATCTGATGGAATCTCTAAGGAAGGCCATGTAGGTATGTTTTGTACCCATGATAAAAGACCAAGTGTTCAGGGGAACCTTGACAATGCCAACAGAACAGCTGCTGCATCAGAAACAGCTGAAACTGAGAAAGGGATTTCTTGTGGTAGTGATACAGATGAAGATTGTTTAATCATTGATACAGAGAGTAAAAGTAATAGTGATGGAAAAACAGCTGATGTGGGTTCTAAACCAGCAAGTCCAAAATCTTCAGCACAGCCTTCTGTGGGAAAACAGACTACTACTGTGGTTTCTGAAGAGTCTTGTGTTTTAAAGAAACCTATCAAAAGAGTCTATAAAAAATTTGATCCAGTTGGAGAAATTCTAAAAATGCAGGATGAGCTTTTAAAGCCAGTTTCTAGGAAAATGCCTGAGTTGTCCTTGATTAATTCAGAAGAATCTAAACAACCATCTGCTTCTGAGCAACCCTCTGCTACTTCAGATGCCTCGAGCTGGCCAAAATCCAGTTGGCCTTCTGCATTTCAGAAGCCTAAAGGAC gaTTGCCATATGAACTTCAAGACTATGTTGAAGATACATCAGAATATATAGCTCCTCAAGAAGGAAATTTTGTGTATAAGTTGTTCAGCCTGCAAGACCTGTTGTTACTTGTGCGGTGCAGCGTCCAGAGGATAGAGACAAGACCACGTTCCAAAAAACGGAAGAAGATCAGAAGA CAATTTCCAGTTTACGTGCTACCAAAAGTAGAGTATCAAGGTTGTTATGGAGTTGAAGCTCTGACTGAAAGTGAGCTCTGTCGCTTCTGGACTGAAAGTTTATTGCATTCCAACTGCTCGTTTTATGTTG gGCATATTGATGCATTTACTTCAAAGCTTTTCATGCTAGAAGAAATCACCTcagaagaattaaaagaaaagcttGCAGCACTCAA GATTTCAAGTTTATTTAACATTCTCCAGCACGTTCTAAAGAAATTATGTAG CTTGCAGGATGGGTCCTACTTGCTGTCTCACGCAGCAGAAGATTCTTCACTCCTGATCTACAAGACCTCAGATGAAAAAGTTTCTAGGACAGCGTATAATTTGCATAAAGCGCATTGTGACCTTCCTGGCATACCTTCCAGTCTCTCAGTTCCTTGGGTTCCATTAGATCCCAGTTACCTGTTACCATATCACATCCATCATGGACGAATTCCATGTACTTTTCCGCCTAAATCACTGCGCCCTGTAGCACAACCAAAG GTTGGTGGGACAAGAATTCCTACCCATAGCCACAGGAATCCAGTTTCCATGGAAACCAAAAGTAGTTCCCTGCCAGTTCAGCAAGTTGAAAATGAAGGAGTGGctcagaataaaaggaaaataacgTAA
- the Ice2 gene encoding little elongation complex subunit 2 isoform X6: MKKHVNEEVNEFLKFLQNSAKKCAQDYNMLSDEARLFTEQILRACIEQVKKYPEFYTLHEVTSLMGFFPFKTEMGLKLEKTLLVLGSAKFVKTSFPSMPVKLQLSNDGMSSIETPQQKAEAMHYDISKDPNAEKLVSRYHPQIALTSQALFTLLNNHGPSYKEQWEIPVCVQMITVEGSKPVKVIYINSPLPRKQMTMRERNQLFHEVPLKHVLSKNTSVPVSAVFMDKPEECTSEMDIPTESNECRKIETLENMDLDFDDDVTELETFGVTTTNSSRSPSSESDSSVPILTDVYTAPKVAAAPVVPATPEVPASPNITEDSRSLCQMLMKQLQKEKQLFSGVESGPEGCRNKEDQGQESCHEEVPSASAKSLVQDNEVHKTSDGISKEGHVGMFCTHDKRPSVQGNLDNANRTAAASETAETEKGISCGSDTDEDCLIIDTESKSNSDGKTADVGSKPASPKSSAQPSVGKQTTTVVSEESCVLKKPIKRVYKKFDPVGEILKMQDELLKPVSRKMPELSLINSEESKQPSASEQPSATSDASSWPKSSWPSAFQKPKGRLPYELQDYVEDTSEYIAPQEGNFVYKLFSLQDLLLLVRCSVQRIETRPRSKKRKKIRRQFPVYVLPKVEYQGCYGVEALTESELCRFWTESLLHSNCSFYVGHIDAFTSKLFMLEEITSEELKEKLAALKISSLFNILQHVLKKLCSLQDGSYLLSHAAEDSSLLIYKTSDEKVSRTAYNLHKAHCDLPGIPSSLSVPWVPLDPSYLLPYHIHHGRIPCTFPPKSLRPVAQPKVGGTRIPTHSHRNPVSMETKSSSLPVQQVENEGVAQNKRKIT, from the exons atgAAAAAGCATGTGAATGAAGAAGTTAATGAATTCCTTAAGTTTCTGCAGAATTCTGCAAAGAAATGTGCACAGGATTATAATATGCTGTCTGATGAGGCCCGTCTCTTCACAGAG CAAATTCTAAGAGCTTGCATTGAGCAAGTGAAAAAGTACCCAGAATTTTATACTCTCCATGAAGTCACCAGCCTAATGGGATTCTTTCCTTTCAAAACAGAGATGGGGCTGAAGTTAGAAAAGACTCTTCTTGTTTTG GGCAGCGCAAAGTTTGTAAAAACATCATTTCCCTCGATGCCTGTGAAGTTGCAGCTTTCAAATGATGGCATGTCTTCCATTGAGACCCCACAGCAGAAAGCTGAAGCTATGCACTAC GATATTAGTAAAGACCCGAATGCAGAGAAGCTTGTTTCAAGATACCATCCGCAGATAGCTCTGACTAGCCAGGCATTATTCACCTTGCTCAATAACCATGGACCAAGCTACAAGGAACAGTGGGAAATCCCAGTGTGTGTTCAGATGATAACTGTGGAAG gTTCCAAACCAGTTAAAGTAATTTATATTAATTCACCACTTCCCCGAAAGCAAATGacaatgagagaaagaaatcaacTCTTCCATGAAGTTCCATTAAAACATGTACTATCAAAAAACACATCTGTCCCAGTCTCTGCAGTCTTTATGGACAAACCAGAAGAGTGCACCTCTGAGATGGAT ATACCCACTGAATCTAATGAGTGCCGAAAAATTGAGACTCTGGAAAATATGGATCTAGATTTTGATGATGATGTCACAGAACTTGAAACCTTTGGAGTAACTACCACTAATTCATCCAGGTCACCAAGTTCAGAAAGTGACTCCTCTGTACCCATCTTGACAGATGTCTACACAGCCCCAAAAGTAGCAGCTGCACCTGTGGTACCAGCTACACCAGAGGTACCAGCTTCACCAAACATTACTGAGGATTCTAGAAGTTTATGTCAGATGCTGATGAAACAATTacagaaggagaaacagctgtTCTCTGGTGTGGAAAGTGGTCCTGAAGGGTGCAGAAATAAAGAGGATCAGGGACAGGAATCATGTCATGAAGAGGTTCCCAGTGCCAGTGCAAAGTCTTTAGTACAAGACAATGAAGTCCACAAAACATCTGATGGAATCTCTAAGGAAGGCCATGTAGGTATGTTTTGTACCCATGATAAAAGACCAAGTGTTCAGGGGAACCTTGACAATGCCAACAGAACAGCTGCTGCATCAGAAACAGCTGAAACTGAGAAAGGGATTTCTTGTGGTAGTGATACAGATGAAGATTGTTTAATCATTGATACAGAGAGTAAAAGTAATAGTGATGGAAAAACAGCTGATGTGGGTTCTAAACCAGCAAGTCCAAAATCTTCAGCACAGCCTTCTGTGGGAAAACAGACTACTACTGTGGTTTCTGAAGAGTCTTGTGTTTTAAAGAAACCTATCAAAAGAGTCTATAAAAAATTTGATCCAGTTGGAGAAATTCTAAAAATGCAGGATGAGCTTTTAAAGCCAGTTTCTAGGAAAATGCCTGAGTTGTCCTTGATTAATTCAGAAGAATCTAAACAACCATCTGCTTCTGAGCAACCCTCTGCTACTTCAGATGCCTCGAGCTGGCCAAAATCCAGTTGGCCTTCTGCATTTCAGAAGCCTAAAGGAC gaTTGCCATATGAACTTCAAGACTATGTTGAAGATACATCAGAATATATAGCTCCTCAAGAAGGAAATTTTGTGTATAAGTTGTTCAGCCTGCAAGACCTGTTGTTACTTGTGCGGTGCAGCGTCCAGAGGATAGAGACAAGACCACGTTCCAAAAAACGGAAGAAGATCAGAAGA CAATTTCCAGTTTACGTGCTACCAAAAGTAGAGTATCAAGGTTGTTATGGAGTTGAAGCTCTGACTGAAAGTGAGCTCTGTCGCTTCTGGACTGAAAGTTTATTGCATTCCAACTGCTCGTTTTATGTTG gGCATATTGATGCATTTACTTCAAAGCTTTTCATGCTAGAAGAAATCACCTcagaagaattaaaagaaaagcttGCAGCACTCAA GATTTCAAGTTTATTTAACATTCTCCAGCACGTTCTAAAGAAATTATGTAG CTTGCAGGATGGGTCCTACTTGCTGTCTCACGCAGCAGAAGATTCTTCACTCCTGATCTACAAGACCTCAGATGAAAAAGTTTCTAGGACAGCGTATAATTTGCATAAAGCGCATTGTGACCTTCCTGGCATACCTTCCAGTCTCTCAGTTCCTTGGGTTCCATTAGATCCCAGTTACCTGTTACCATATCACATCCATCATGGACGAATTCCATGTACTTTTCCGCCTAAATCACTGCGCCCTGTAGCACAACCAAAG GTTGGTGGGACAAGAATTCCTACCCATAGCCACAGGAATCCAGTTTCCATGGAAACCAAAAGTAGTTCCCTGCCAGTTCAGCAAGTTGAAAATGAAGGAGTGGctcagaataaaaggaaaataacgTAA